In Carya illinoinensis cultivar Pawnee chromosome 9, C.illinoinensisPawnee_v1, whole genome shotgun sequence, the following are encoded in one genomic region:
- the LOC122277595 gene encoding uncharacterized protein LOC122277595: MHESGMEAEEIQQAPACKFPRVGNGRNDSSKIGSKGVSDHYPDDEEDGELNRAGNVVPGSDAGGNANRLRGWNHSRIIRVSRASGGKDRHSKVCTSKGLRDRRVRLSVTSAIQFYDLQDRPGYDQPSKAVEWLIKAAADAIAELPSLNSAFPDTPKQLSDEKRASGGTEQGFDSAEVELDGDPNFQQNQSQHLSLSKSACSSTSETSKGSGLSLSRSEIRVKARERARERVAKEKQKENDSGIAQNVNHISHNASFTELLTDGVRSVNNNATLPIEWNYQNPDGEPNLLHKAARQWSCAIPMDYSESGLLGPSSGVQHSSRFSGHVHLGNSIPQAMTTSAVNANSWDRMKCFKASSPGIEFCPSSTNKLFPGVCLVPNGAVQGLCHGEDRKWFTRGCPRNIGWLALVGLITFCIMFFSPGMGIVPGIFNPEISLMYRGICGGIAATANWISNLIVPQSVLTLTHAFESSWTFLIFLAISVVALFFSLINVPETKGLPI; the protein is encoded by the exons ATGCATGAAAGTGGCATGGAAGCGGAGGAGATTCAGCAGGCACCAGCTTGTAAGTTCCCAAGAGTTGGAAACGGTAGAAACGACTCTAGCAAGATAGGCTCAAAAGGGGTTTCTGATCACTACCcagatgatgaagaagatggaGAACTCAACAGGGCTGGCAATGTTGTCCCAGGAAGCGATGCCGGTGGGAATGCTAATCGACTTCGAGGATGGAACCATTCGCGCATCATTAGGGTTTCGCGTGCCTCGGGTGGTAAAGATCGGCACAGCAAGGTCTGCACGTCCAAGGGCTTGAGAGACCGGAGGGTTAGGCTATCGGTTACTTCGGCGATTCAGTTCTATGATCTTCAAGATCGGCCGGGTTACGATCAGCCTAGCAAAGCTGTGGAGTGGCTAATCAAGGCTGCGGCTGATGCTATTGCAGAGCTTCCTTCGCTAAATAGTGCTTTTCCTGATACCCCGAAGCAGCTGAGCGATGAGAAGCGGGCGAGTGGAGGTACGGAACAAGGGTTTGATTCAGCTGAGGTTGAGTTAGATGGTGACCCAAATTTCCAGCAAAACCAAAGCCAGCACCTTTCTTTGTCCAAGTCCGCTTGTAGCAGCACCTCAGAGACGAGCAAGGGCTCCGGTTTGTCGCTCTCGCGGTCTGAAATCCGGGTCAAGGCACGTGAGCGAGCCCGGGAAAGAGTAGCTAAAGAGAAACAGAAGGAAAATGACTCCGGTATTGCTCAAAATGTGAACCACATTTCACACAATGCTTCGTTTACTGAGCTTCTCACCGATGGAGTTCGCAGTGTTAACAACAATGCTACACTTCCCATTGAATGGAATTATCAAAACCCCGATGGTGAGCCTAATTTATTGCATAAGGCGGCGAGGCAGTGGAGTTGTGCAATCCCAATGGATTATTCCGAGTCTGGGCTATTGGGGCCTTCGTCCGGAGTCCAGCACTCGTCGAGATTTTCTGGACATGTCCATTTAGGCAATTCCATTCCACAAGCAATGACAACGTCCGCTGTAAATGCGAATAGTTGGGACCGTATGAAGTGTTTCAAGGCTTCATCTCCAGGAATTGAGTTCTGTCCCTCAAGTACTAACAAG CTATTTCCTGGAGTGTGTTTGGTCCCAAATGGCGCAGTCCAGGGTTTGTGCCATGGAGAAGACAGGAAATGGTTCACCAGGGGATGCCCAAGAAACATTGGATGGCTCGCACTTGTTGGATTGATCACATTTTGCATCATGTTTTTCTCTCCTGGAATGGGAATCGTCCCCGGGATTTTCAACCCTGAGATATCTCTAATGTATCGAGGCATCTGTGGAGGAATTGCTGCCACTGCAAACTGGATCTCAAACCTCATTGTTCCACAGTCCGTCCTGACTTTAACGCATGCCTTTGAATCTTCCTGGACATTCCTCATATTTTTGGCCATTTCTGTTGTAGCCCTGTTCTTTTCCTTGATCAACGTCCCAGAAACAAAGGGGCTTCCAATTTGA
- the LOC122275697 gene encoding transcription factor TCP2-like yields MEAEEIQQAPACKFPRVGNGRNDYSKIGSKGGSDHYPDDEEDVELRAGNVVPGSDAGGNANRLRGWNHSRIIRVSRASGGKDRHSKVWTSKGLRDRRVRLSVTTAIQFYDLQDRLGYDQPSKAVEWLIKAAADAIAELPSLNSAFPDTPKQLSDEKRASGGTEQGFDSAEVELDGDPNFQQNQSQHLSLSKSACSSTSETSKGSGLSLSRSEIRVKARERARERAAKEKEKENDSRVAQNVNHIPHNASFTELLTGGISSVNNNGTSPPGSTHQNPGGESNLFHKAAARQWPCSTPMDYFDSGLLGPSSRAHHSSGFSGQSHLGNSIPQAMTMSVPTFNISGDNHSELQHFSFVPDHLIPVAAATSQPGSAPVDYNLNFSISSSGLAGYNRGTLQSNSPSFFPHLQRFSPIDGPNVPFFMASTASASPPMENHHHHQFSPGFDGRLQLCYGDGSRHSDQKGKGKN; encoded by the coding sequence ATGGAAGCGGAGGAGATTCAGCAGGCACCAGCTTGTAAGTTCCCAAGAGTTGGAAACGGTAGAAACGACTATAGCAAGATAGGCTCAAAAGGGGGTTCTGATCACTACCcagatgatgaagaagatgtaGAACTCAGGGCTGGCAATGTTGTCCCAGGAAGCGATGCCGGTGGGAATGCTAATCGACTTCGAGGATGGAACCATTCGCGCATCATTAGGGTTTCGCGTGCCTCGGGTGGTAAAGATCGGCACAGCAAGGTCTGGACGTCCAAGGGCTTGAGAGACCGGAGGGTTAGGCTATCGGTTACTACGGCGATTCAGTTCTATGATCTTCAAGATCGGCTGGGTTACGATCAGCCTAGCAAAGCTGTGGAGTGGCTAATCAAGGCTGCGGCTGATGCTATTGCAGAGCTCCCTTCGCTAAATAGTGCTTTTCCTGATACCCCGAAGCAGCTGAGCGATGAGAAGCGGGCGAGTGGAGGTACGGAACAAGGGTTTGATTCAGCTGAGGTTGAGTTAGATGGTGACCCAAATTTCCAGCAAAACCAAAGCCAGCACCTTTCTTTGTCCAAGTCCGCTTGTAGCAGCACCTCAGAGACGAGCAAGGGCTCCGGTTTGTCGCTCTCGCGGTCTGAAATCCGGGTCAAGGCACGTGAGCGAGCCCGGGAAAGAGCAGctaaagagaaagagaaggaaaatgacTCCCGTGTTGCTCAAAATGTGAACCACATTCCGCACAATGCTTCCTTTACTGAGCTTCTTACCGGTGGAATTAGCAGTGTTAACAACAATGGTACTAGTCCTCCCGGGTCAACGCATCAAAACCCTGGTGGTGAGTCTAATTTGTTTCACAAGGCGGCGGCGAGGCAGTGGCCTTGTTCGACCCCAATGGACTACTTCGACTCGGGGCTACTGGGGCCTTCGTCCAGAGCACATCACTCCTCGGGGTTTTCGGGACAAAGCCACTTGGGAAATTCCATTCCTCAAGCAATGACTATGTCGGTTCCGACATTCAATATATCAGGGGATAATCATTCAGAGCTTCAGCATTTTTCGTTCGTTCCCGACCATCTCATCCCGGTGGCCGCTGCAACATCGCAGCCCGGCAGTGCGCCGGTTGACTACAACCTCAACTTCAGCATCTCATCATCCGGCCTTGCTGGTTACAACAGGGGGACCCTTCAGTCCAATTCACCGTCTTTCTTTCCTCACCTTCAGAGGTTTTCTCCTATAGACGGACCAAATGTACCCTTCTTCATGGCTTCGACGGCTTCAGCGTCCCCACCCATGGAGAATCACCATCACCACCAGTTCTCACCTGGATTCGACGGCCGCTTGCAGCTCTGTTACGGCGACGGTAGCCGGCATTCAGATCAGAAGGGTAAAGGAAAAAACTGA